Proteins found in one Ovis canadensis isolate MfBH-ARS-UI-01 breed Bighorn chromosome 20, ARS-UI_OviCan_v2, whole genome shotgun sequence genomic segment:
- the LY6G5C gene encoding lymphocyte antigen 6 complex locus protein G5c, whose protein sequence is MSLVFGQSEIYDQEPIKQKYFNKYLSCYRCLFETKELGCLLGSDTCLVPKGSSCMTLIIKNNSGFETMVSDCRSKEQMSDCSYTRASPVFGFWIFSRCCFQNFCNNPQKRILYVP, encoded by the exons ATGAGCTTGGTGTTTG GTCAGTCTGAGATATATGATCAAGAACCCATTAAAcagaaatatttcaacaaataccTAAGCTGCTATCGATGCCTCTTTGAGACCAAGGAGTTGGGATGCCTTCTGGGATCTGACACCTGCCTTGTCCCAAAGGGCAGCAGTTGCATGACTCTGATCATAAAGAACA ACAGTGGTTTTGAGACCATGGTGAGTGACTGCCGCAGCAAGGAACAGATGAGTGACTGCTCATACACCCGCGCCTCTCCAGTGTTTGGCTTCTGGATATTCTCTCGATGCTGCTTCCAGAATTTCTGCAATAACCCTCAGAAGAGAATCCTATATGTTCCTTAG